From the genome of Bacteroides sp. MSB163, one region includes:
- the bglX gene encoding beta-glucosidase BglX — MKHLSLKLQLFLMLLMFVSIGVQAQKSPLDMDRFIDDLMKKMTLEEKIGQLNLPVTGEITTGQAKSSNVAKRIRAGEVGGLFNLKGVERIRDVQKQAIEESRLGIPLLFGMDVIHGYETVFPIPLGLSCTWDMKAIEESARIAAIEASADGICWTFSPMVDVSRDARWGRVSEGNGEDPFLGAAIARAMVRGYQGKDMSRNNEIMACVKHFALYGAPEAGRDYNTVDMSHQRMFNEYMLPYQAAVEEGVGSVMASFNEVDGVPATGNKWLMTDVLRKQWGFGGFVVTDYTGITEMTDHGMGDTQTVAALALNAGVDMDMVSDAFTSTLKKSLEEGKVSVKAVDAACRRILEAKYKLGLFDNPYKYCDVTRPKKEVFTKEHRAIARKTASESFVLLKNEGNVLPLAKKGTIAVVGPLADSRSNMPGTWSVAAVMNKYPSLVEGLKDVVGGKARILTAKGSNLMSDAEYEERATMFGRTLHRDNRTDKELLDEALAVAAKSDVIVAALGESSEMSGESSCRTDLEMPDTQRVLLQELLKTGKPVVLVLFTGRPLVLNWEQENVPAILNVWFGGSEAALAIGDVLFGNVNPSGKLTMTFPKNVGQIPLFYNHKNTGRPLAEGKWFQKFRSNYLDVDNEPLYPFGYGLSYTTFSYSDITLDQSSMNINGEITATVTVTNTGKRDGAEVVQLYIRDLVGSVTRPVKELKGFEKIFLKAGEARQISFKITSDMLKFYNYNLDFVCEPGDFEVMIGTDSRNVNKALFTLH; from the coding sequence ATGAAACATTTATCCCTTAAGTTACAATTGTTTTTAATGTTATTGATGTTTGTATCTATTGGCGTACAAGCACAGAAATCTCCTTTAGACATGGACCGTTTCATCGACGACCTGATGAAGAAGATGACTCTTGAAGAGAAAATAGGTCAGTTGAACCTTCCGGTAACGGGCGAGATTACTACCGGGCAGGCCAAGAGCAGCAATGTGGCCAAACGTATCCGTGCCGGTGAAGTAGGTGGTCTTTTCAATCTGAAAGGAGTGGAACGCATCCGCGATGTGCAGAAACAGGCGATTGAGGAGAGCCGGCTCGGTATTCCTCTTTTGTTTGGTATGGATGTCATTCATGGATACGAAACTGTATTCCCTATACCTTTGGGCTTGTCCTGCACGTGGGATATGAAAGCCATTGAAGAATCTGCGCGCATCGCTGCCATTGAAGCCAGTGCCGACGGTATTTGCTGGACATTCAGTCCGATGGTGGATGTCTCTCGTGATGCCCGTTGGGGACGTGTTTCCGAAGGTAACGGTGAAGACCCTTTCCTGGGAGCGGCAATTGCACGCGCCATGGTGCGCGGTTATCAGGGAAAAGATATGAGCCGTAATAATGAAATCATGGCTTGTGTGAAGCACTTTGCCCTGTATGGTGCACCGGAGGCCGGACGTGATTATAATACGGTGGATATGAGCCATCAGCGTATGTTCAATGAATATATGTTGCCTTATCAGGCGGCTGTAGAAGAAGGTGTGGGCAGTGTTATGGCTTCGTTCAACGAAGTGGACGGAGTGCCCGCCACCGGAAATAAATGGTTGATGACAGATGTGCTCCGCAAGCAATGGGGCTTTGGCGGATTCGTTGTGACGGATTACACCGGTATCACCGAAATGACGGACCACGGTATGGGTGATACACAGACGGTTGCCGCCCTGGCACTGAATGCAGGTGTCGATATGGATATGGTGAGCGATGCTTTCACGAGTACCCTTAAGAAGTCTCTGGAAGAAGGTAAAGTTTCGGTAAAGGCTGTCGATGCTGCTTGTCGCCGTATTCTGGAAGCTAAATACAAACTTGGTCTTTTTGATAATCCTTATAAGTATTGCGATGTAACTCGTCCGAAGAAAGAAGTCTTCACCAAAGAACACCGTGCCATTGCCCGCAAAACAGCTTCGGAAAGTTTTGTACTGTTGAAGAATGAAGGCAATGTGCTTCCGCTGGCAAAAAAAGGAACGATTGCCGTAGTAGGGCCTTTGGCGGATAGCCGTAGCAACATGCCGGGTACGTGGAGCGTGGCTGCCGTGATGAATAAATATCCTTCGCTGGTTGAAGGACTGAAAGATGTGGTAGGCGGCAAAGCCAGAATTCTTACGGCAAAAGGCAGCAACCTGATGAGCGATGCTGAATATGAAGAACGTGCCACCATGTTTGGACGTACTTTGCACCGTGACAACCGTACGGACAAAGAACTACTGGATGAGGCTCTCGCTGTGGCAGCCAAGTCGGATGTGATTGTTGCCGCCCTGGGCGAATCTTCTGAAATGAGCGGAGAAAGCAGTTGCCGCACAGACCTTGAAATGCCGGATACCCAGCGTGTGCTTTTGCAGGAATTATTGAAAACCGGTAAACCGGTAGTATTGGTGTTGTTCACCGGCCGTCCTTTGGTGCTGAACTGGGAACAGGAAAACGTGCCTGCCATCCTGAATGTATGGTTTGGTGGTAGTGAAGCCGCCCTTGCCATTGGCGATGTATTGTTCGGCAATGTAAACCCGAGCGGCAAACTGACGATGACTTTCCCGAAAAATGTGGGGCAGATTCCTTTGTTTTATAACCATAAGAATACCGGTCGTCCTCTGGCGGAGGGCAAATGGTTCCAGAAGTTCCGCAGCAACTATCTGGATGTTGATAATGAACCGCTCTATCCGTTCGGATATGGCTTGAGTTACACTACTTTCTCTTACAGTGACATTACATTGGATCAATCGTCCATGAACATTAATGGAGAAATCACAGCCACCGTAACGGTGACCAATACCGGAAAGCGCGATGGTGCCGAAGTGGTGCAGCTTTACATCCGCGACCTTGTAGGCAGTGTAACCCGTCCGGTGAAAGAACTGAAAGGCTTTGAAAAAATCTTCCTGAAAGCTGGTGAAGCGAGACAGATATCTTTCAAGATAACGTCCGATATGTTGAAGTTCTACAACTACAATCTGGATTTTGTGTGCGAACCGGGTGACTTTGAAGTGATGATAGGTACTGACAGCCGCAACGTGAATAAGGCTTTGTTCACCCTTCATTAA
- a CDS encoding SusC/RagA family TonB-linked outer membrane protein, which translates to MKKNLLITCVMLLFAVVSMAQNKITVSGVITDKTGETVIGASVRVKGQENMGTITDIDGKYQLSGVSVNATLVFSYIGMKEQEVALNGRSNVNVAMEEDSQLIDEVVVVGYGSAKKRDLTGSIVTVKAAEIASKPSVNPLASIQGKVAGVQVVNTGRAGQDPEIRVRGTNSINGYTPLYVVDGLFTDNINYLNTADIESMEILKDPSSLAIFGVRGANGVIIITTKKAKEGKTQVNINGSVGWKTVTDHVSLTNAEQFKMLYNEQRMNQGGDPYDYTVWNADTDWQDEMFQTGFLTNNTVSIMASGERSKFYLGLGYVMEEGSIQSEKLNKFTVNLHSEHKVTDFLRFGFQVNGVRALYPDAKGVASALKAAPIAPVYEQESGLLHTLPDFQRAQVWNPMIEPVLRGAHNKSANYRMAGNIYGELDLMKNLTFKATFSLDYASNQSRSYSPLIYVYNPDVEGGKERLTDKESVSQSKSTSMAAQSDYVLTYINQFGNHGLTLTAGLTTNYNEYSDLSGGRSQLPGYGVPIGEDEDKWWISIIDDPTSATNGASQYKRFTMSYLFRALYNYKNRYLFNASYRRDGSSVFKRTGNTWDNFYSFGAGWVMSEENFMKKQNVIDYLKLKGSWGVLGSQNTGGSRYPAYPNITSSGSAVFGDNVIAGKGPDKLISQTLGWERNYSWEVGFDMHLLGGRMQLSPVYYNKTTKDLLTTVPGLSGTVPALQNTGEIRNRGFELSASWNDKIGEDWRYGISANLTTIDNEVVSLISKDYSIINGVSRVSEGYPIGYFYGYKVAGVYQNETDIETSFPNQVASVKPGDLKFADVNGDGIISEKDRTMIGNPTPDFTYGFNVSLGYKNFDLSVDMMGVYGNEVYRNWDSSAYAQFNYRTERLNRWHGEGTSNWEPILDPSRSVNLEASSYFVEDGSFFRIRNIELGYTFDPRLLSRIKLQALRIYGNIQNPKTWSRNTGYTPEVGGSATSFGIDGGGYPMPVVYTLGFNLSF; encoded by the coding sequence ATGAAGAAGAATCTATTAATTACATGTGTGATGTTGCTGTTCGCTGTCGTTTCGATGGCACAGAACAAGATTACAGTTTCGGGTGTCATTACTGACAAGACAGGCGAGACTGTTATAGGCGCTTCGGTCCGGGTAAAGGGACAGGAGAATATGGGAACAATTACAGATATTGACGGAAAATACCAGCTTTCGGGCGTGTCGGTCAATGCCACTTTGGTATTCAGCTATATTGGTATGAAAGAGCAGGAGGTGGCACTTAACGGTCGTTCCAACGTCAACGTAGCGATGGAGGAAGACAGCCAGCTCATCGATGAAGTGGTTGTAGTGGGTTACGGTAGTGCCAAGAAACGCGATTTGACCGGCTCTATCGTAACGGTGAAAGCTGCTGAAATTGCTTCCAAACCATCTGTTAATCCTTTAGCTTCTATTCAGGGTAAGGTTGCCGGTGTGCAGGTAGTCAATACAGGCCGTGCCGGACAAGATCCTGAAATCCGTGTTCGCGGTACGAATTCTATCAACGGTTATACTCCGCTGTATGTAGTCGACGGATTGTTCACCGATAATATCAACTATCTGAATACGGCTGATATTGAATCCATGGAAATTCTGAAAGACCCTTCTTCTTTGGCTATCTTCGGTGTACGCGGTGCCAATGGAGTTATCATTATTACTACAAAGAAGGCTAAAGAAGGCAAGACCCAGGTCAACATCAACGGTTCGGTAGGTTGGAAGACGGTTACTGACCATGTCAGCCTGACCAATGCGGAGCAGTTCAAGATGCTCTATAATGAGCAGCGTATGAATCAGGGCGGTGATCCGTATGATTATACCGTGTGGAATGCAGATACCGACTGGCAGGATGAGATGTTCCAGACCGGTTTCCTCACTAATAATACGGTTAGTATTATGGCTTCGGGAGAAAGAAGCAAATTCTATTTAGGTTTGGGCTATGTAATGGAAGAAGGTTCCATTCAAAGTGAGAAGCTGAACAAGTTTACAGTAAACCTGCATAGCGAACATAAAGTAACCGATTTCCTGCGCTTCGGTTTCCAAGTGAACGGTGTACGTGCTCTATATCCTGATGCAAAAGGTGTGGCATCTGCCTTGAAGGCAGCTCCGATTGCTCCTGTCTATGAGCAGGAAAGCGGTCTACTGCATACACTTCCCGATTTCCAACGCGCCCAGGTCTGGAATCCGATGATTGAGCCTGTGTTGAGAGGTGCTCATAATAAGTCTGCCAATTATCGTATGGCGGGAAATATCTATGGTGAACTTGACCTGATGAAGAACCTGACCTTTAAGGCTACCTTCTCTCTGGACTATGCTTCCAACCAGTCACGTTCTTATTCTCCGCTCATTTATGTGTACAATCCGGATGTGGAAGGCGGTAAAGAAAGGCTGACGGATAAAGAGAGTGTCAGCCAGTCCAAGTCTACCTCGATGGCTGCACAGTCTGACTATGTATTGACCTATATCAACCAGTTTGGTAATCATGGACTGACACTGACGGCCGGTCTTACAACAAACTATAACGAATACTCTGACTTATCCGGAGGTCGCAGCCAATTGCCGGGTTATGGTGTTCCCATTGGTGAAGACGAGGATAAGTGGTGGATTTCCATTATCGATGATCCCACATCAGCAACTAACGGAGCATCCCAGTACAAGCGTTTCACTATGTCTTATCTGTTCCGTGCGCTGTATAACTACAAAAACCGTTACTTGTTTAATGCCTCTTATCGTCGCGACGGTTCTTCCGTATTCAAGAGAACGGGAAATACATGGGATAACTTCTACTCATTCGGTGCCGGTTGGGTAATGAGCGAAGAGAACTTCATGAAGAAACAAAATGTGATTGATTATCTGAAGCTGAAAGGTTCATGGGGAGTTTTGGGAAGCCAGAATACAGGCGGCTCCCGCTATCCGGCTTATCCCAACATCACAAGTTCGGGCTCTGCCGTCTTTGGTGACAATGTAATCGCAGGTAAAGGACCGGACAAACTGATTTCGCAGACATTGGGCTGGGAACGCAACTACTCATGGGAAGTAGGTTTCGATATGCATCTGCTGGGTGGTCGCATGCAATTGTCTCCTGTATATTACAACAAGACAACGAAAGATTTGCTGACCACTGTTCCCGGGCTTTCCGGTACGGTCCCCGCATTGCAGAACACGGGCGAGATTCGTAACCGTGGTTTTGAATTGTCGGCATCCTGGAATGATAAGATTGGTGAAGACTGGCGTTATGGCATTTCTGCCAACCTGACTACCATTGACAACGAAGTGGTGTCACTGATAAGCAAGGATTACTCTATCATTAACGGTGTTTCCCGAGTGTCCGAAGGTTATCCCATCGGTTACTTCTATGGATACAAAGTGGCAGGAGTTTATCAAAACGAGACGGATATTGAAACCTCATTCCCCAATCAGGTAGCTTCTGTGAAGCCGGGTGACTTGAAGTTTGCCGATGTCAATGGAGACGGTATCATTTCAGAGAAAGACCGTACGATGATTGGCAATCCTACTCCTGATTTTACGTATGGCTTTAATGTAAGTTTGGGCTATAAGAACTTTGACTTGAGTGTGGATATGATGGGAGTTTATGGGAATGAGGTCTATCGCAATTGGGATAGCAGTGCTTATGCACAGTTCAACTATCGCACAGAGCGTCTGAACCGCTGGCATGGTGAAGGAACATCCAACTGGGAACCAATTCTTGATCCGTCCCGTTCCGTAAACCTGGAAGCCTCTTCTTACTTCGTAGAGGACGGCAGTTTCTTCCGCATCCGTAACATAGAATTGGGCTATACCTTCGATCCCCGTTTGCTGAGTCGCATCAAGCTGCAAGCTTTGCGCATCTATGGTAACATCCAGAACCCCAAGACGTGGAGCCGCAACACCGGATATACTCCGGAAGTGGGTGGTAGTGCAACCTCGTTTGGTATTGACGGTGGAGGATACCCGATGCCGGTTGTGTATACCTTGGGCTTTAATTTATCATTCTAA
- a CDS encoding RagB/SusD family nutrient uptake outer membrane protein codes for MKKIFYYIMVLALGCSQMSCSDLLDQKPQGSLTEDDLTGGTYETQIFNMYALLRGYHIVSGNTALAIHGMRSEDAEKGSTLADGAATGKMFDDFEYAASNGMIKSYWNANYTLIHKANDVLEEMKSNPSLTGGDLINKGEALFMRAFCYFNLVRAFGEVPLIDFKVETVADANIPKSSVAQIYTLIDEDLSNAESCLPRTWEAQYVGRLSWGAARALHARTYMMRNDWNNMRAAAEDVIASGLYNLNTPYETIFREKGENCSESVLELQCTSTTALPGSNDIGSQYAQVQGCRGAGEWNLGWGQHTATQLLADAFEEGDPRKDETLLYFIRTGEDPSTIPANKPYGEKPIANADVVAKYFNKKAYTDPALRAQYTKGGYWVNIRLIRYSDVVLMAAEAACETGDKTNAKRYLEMVRSRARGTNGNILPEVTTDDQNELREAIRHERRVELGMEFDRFYDLVRWGIAKEVLHAAGKTGYQDKHALLPLPQDEIDKSNGVLVQNPNY; via the coding sequence ATGAAAAAGATATTTTATTATATAATGGTTTTGGCACTGGGATGTTCCCAGATGTCATGCAGTGACCTGTTAGATCAAAAACCTCAGGGATCATTGACCGAAGATGACCTGACCGGAGGTACTTATGAGACACAGATATTTAATATGTATGCTCTGCTCCGTGGTTATCATATCGTGTCGGGAAACACGGCACTGGCTATTCATGGCATGCGCTCGGAAGATGCGGAAAAGGGTAGTACGCTGGCTGACGGAGCTGCTACAGGAAAGATGTTCGATGACTTTGAATATGCTGCAAGTAACGGCATGATAAAAAGTTACTGGAACGCTAACTATACGTTGATTCATAAAGCCAATGATGTATTGGAGGAGATGAAGTCGAATCCGTCATTGACAGGCGGCGACCTGATAAATAAAGGGGAAGCCCTATTCATGCGTGCTTTCTGCTATTTCAATCTGGTGCGTGCTTTTGGCGAAGTGCCTCTGATTGATTTTAAGGTAGAGACTGTGGCAGATGCCAATATACCCAAGTCTTCTGTTGCCCAAATTTACACTTTGATTGATGAAGACCTGAGCAATGCGGAATCTTGTTTGCCACGCACTTGGGAGGCACAATACGTTGGTCGTCTTAGCTGGGGAGCAGCCCGCGCTTTGCATGCCCGCACCTATATGATGCGTAATGACTGGAATAATATGCGTGCTGCGGCAGAAGATGTGATTGCTTCCGGTTTATACAACCTGAATACACCTTACGAAACCATCTTCCGTGAAAAAGGAGAAAACTGTAGTGAGTCTGTCCTGGAACTACAATGTACTTCCACTACGGCCCTTCCGGGTTCCAATGATATCGGCAGCCAGTATGCTCAGGTACAAGGATGCCGTGGAGCAGGCGAATGGAATTTAGGTTGGGGGCAACATACTGCCACCCAATTATTGGCCGACGCGTTTGAAGAAGGTGACCCCCGGAAAGACGAAACTTTGCTGTATTTCATCAGAACAGGGGAAGATCCGTCGACCATTCCTGCCAACAAACCTTATGGTGAGAAGCCGATTGCCAATGCCGATGTGGTTGCCAAGTATTTCAATAAGAAAGCATATACTGACCCGGCTTTGCGCGCACAGTACACAAAGGGTGGATATTGGGTGAACATCCGTCTGATCCGTTACTCTGACGTTGTATTGATGGCTGCGGAAGCAGCTTGCGAAACGGGCGACAAGACTAATGCGAAAAGATATCTTGAGATGGTGCGTAGCCGTGCCCGTGGCACGAATGGCAATATCCTGCCGGAGGTGACTACCGATGACCAGAACGAATTGCGCGAAGCTATCCGTCACGAACGCCGGGTTGAGCTGGGCATGGAGTTCGACCGCTTCTACGACCTCGTGCGCTGGGGAATTGCCAAAGAAGTGCTGCATGCTGCCGGAAAAACCGGTTATCAGGATAAACACGCATTGTTGCCTCTGCCTCAGGACGAGATTGACAAATCAAACGGTGTATTAGTTCAGAACCCTAATTATTAA
- a CDS encoding LamG domain-containing protein translates to MKRYINLLLAFGLSAFTLQSCFQDMDHPAFDYPDSSAGKEYSPMKLFLPFENDMRDKGNYTFLMSAGGEITYTDGVNGQAYQGTKDSYLLARVPSYLNDTIPELGSCTVAFWMKTTRNTSAYGIFSIPNTKTFWGNFDIYLENTGSETQAFFKMHLYNCTSVKDNDERWVEAKIDNVFGTEWVHMAFVYDGDNSTMTVYRNGESALTKELPDYGKLKFKDWGTFAIGAFQFSTKPSLTEGAGAQSWASNFPGQLDQFRFYDRAISASEIKQLYSGKE, encoded by the coding sequence ATGAAAAGATATATAAACTTATTGCTGGCATTCGGTTTGTCGGCATTCACACTGCAATCTTGCTTCCAGGATATGGACCATCCGGCTTTCGACTATCCGGACAGTTCCGCCGGGAAGGAGTATTCACCGATGAAGCTGTTCCTGCCCTTTGAGAATGATATGCGCGATAAAGGCAACTACACCTTTCTGATGAGCGCCGGTGGAGAAATTACCTATACTGACGGAGTCAACGGACAGGCTTATCAGGGAACGAAAGACTCTTACCTGCTGGCACGTGTCCCTTCCTACCTGAACGATACCATACCCGAATTGGGAAGCTGTACGGTTGCTTTCTGGATGAAAACAACGAGAAACACGTCAGCTTACGGTATTTTCAGCATCCCCAACACCAAGACTTTCTGGGGTAATTTCGATATCTACCTGGAAAATACGGGCAGCGAAACCCAGGCGTTCTTTAAGATGCACCTCTACAACTGTACATCCGTGAAGGACAATGACGAGAGATGGGTAGAGGCGAAGATAGACAATGTCTTTGGTACTGAATGGGTGCATATGGCGTTCGTTTACGACGGAGACAACTCGACGATGACGGTTTACCGGAACGGTGAAAGTGCTCTTACAAAGGAACTTCCCGATTATGGAAAGCTTAAATTCAAAGATTGGGGTACGTTTGCTATCGGAGCATTCCAGTTCAGCACGAAGCCCAGCCTGACGGAAGGTGCAGGTGCACAGAGTTGGGCATCCAATTTCCCGGGACAGTTAGACCAGTTCCGTTTCTACGACAGAGCTATATCCGCATCTGAGATAAAACAACTTTATTCCGGTAAAGAATAA
- a CDS encoding glucoamylase family protein, translated as MRVIYFMLCLLLAACSKDDAPEAPGAFELKSISIGDKQNQSSFDNVAPDAGIVLTFTDAVDEASARANIALKQNDQAVACNFSLSGADKLSLTPIGGFKSFSSYKLVINPGVKSTSGVLLSNGKVYEIKTGMDDSDKFDRIPDEELLTLVQKQTFKYFWNFGHEHSGMARERTTSADVVTTGGTGFGVMAMLVATERGFVTRQEALSRVQKIVTFLDEECTSYHGAYSHWINGSTGKTQPFGDKDDGADLVETSLLFQGLLAARAYFKEASDAESKLRSDITRLWEAIEWTWFQKNGEPVLYWHWSPNYGFEKNLPIRGWNECLITYVLAASSPTHPIDKTVYEAGWARNGGFRNGNSYYGYKLPLGAEKGGPLFLSQYSFLGINPKGLKDQYADYWEQNRNHTLINYSYCKENPKGYAGYGTSCWGLTASDGDSGYSAHSPSNDKGVIAPTAALSAFPYTPEESLSALHFFYYKMGDKLWRDYGFVDAFNLTVNWYDNQCIAIDQGPIICMIENHRTGMLWNLFMAIPDIQRGLKNLGFESPALN; from the coding sequence ATGAGAGTCATTTATTTCATGCTATGCCTGTTGCTGGCGGCTTGCAGTAAGGATGATGCCCCGGAAGCACCCGGTGCGTTTGAACTGAAAAGTATCTCTATCGGTGACAAGCAGAATCAGAGTTCTTTCGACAATGTAGCTCCCGATGCCGGTATCGTGCTTACCTTTACGGATGCGGTGGATGAGGCATCGGCCCGCGCCAACATTGCCCTGAAACAGAACGACCAGGCAGTGGCATGCAACTTCAGTTTATCGGGTGCCGATAAACTCTCTTTGACACCAATAGGTGGCTTTAAGAGCTTTTCCTCATATAAACTGGTAATCAATCCGGGGGTGAAATCCACCTCCGGAGTATTACTCTCCAACGGCAAGGTTTATGAAATTAAAACCGGAATGGACGATTCGGATAAGTTCGACCGTATTCCCGATGAAGAATTGCTAACCTTGGTGCAGAAGCAAACTTTCAAGTATTTCTGGAACTTCGGGCACGAACATTCGGGAATGGCGCGCGAACGTACTACTTCTGCTGATGTTGTAACTACCGGAGGTACCGGATTTGGTGTGATGGCTATGCTGGTGGCTACCGAAAGGGGGTTTGTTACCCGTCAGGAAGCCCTCAGCAGAGTGCAGAAGATTGTTACTTTCCTGGATGAAGAGTGCACGAGCTATCACGGTGCCTATTCGCATTGGATTAACGGCTCTACGGGCAAGACCCAGCCTTTCGGTGATAAAGATGACGGCGCCGACTTGGTGGAAACTTCCCTGCTCTTTCAGGGACTACTGGCAGCCCGTGCTTACTTCAAAGAAGCTTCGGATGCTGAGAGCAAGTTGCGTTCAGATATCACCCGCTTGTGGGAAGCCATTGAATGGACCTGGTTCCAGAAGAACGGGGAACCGGTACTTTATTGGCATTGGAGTCCTAACTACGGATTTGAGAAGAACCTGCCCATCAGAGGGTGGAATGAGTGTCTGATTACGTATGTACTCGCTGCTTCTTCGCCTACGCACCCCATTGACAAAACTGTGTATGAGGCAGGATGGGCAAGGAATGGCGGCTTCAGGAACGGCAACAGTTATTACGGTTATAAACTCCCGTTAGGTGCTGAGAAGGGCGGACCGTTGTTCCTGTCCCAATACTCCTTCCTCGGCATTAACCCGAAAGGACTGAAAGACCAATATGCAGATTACTGGGAACAGAACCGCAACCACACCTTGATAAACTACAGCTATTGCAAAGAGAACCCCAAAGGCTATGCCGGTTATGGAACTTCCTGCTGGGGACTGACGGCCAGCGATGGCGACAGTGGATATTCCGCTCATTCACCCTCCAACGATAAAGGTGTGATTGCTCCTACGGCTGCTCTTTCGGCTTTCCCTTATACACCGGAGGAATCTTTATCCGCTTTGCATTTCTTCTATTATAAGATGGGTGACAAACTCTGGAGAGACTATGGCTTTGTAGATGCTTTTAACCTGACAGTCAACTGGTACGATAACCAATGTATCGCCATCGACCAGGGACCGATTATCTGTATGATAGAGAACCACAGGACAGGAATGCTCTGGAATTTGTTCATGGCTATACCGGACATTCAGCGAGGATTGAAGAATTTGGGTTTTGAGAGCCCGGCATTAAACTAA
- a CDS encoding glucoamylase family protein — protein MRILIYLILLLYPFSLLPAASGGKKEKSLSDEELMTLVQKQTFRYFWDYGHPVSGLARERSNGSDDIVTIGGSGFGVMAIIVGAERGFVTREQAAERMLKIVRFLSDKSTDSYHGIWAHWIDGQTGKTIPFSRKDDGADLVESAFMFEGLLAAHQYFDKDTPVERNIRSLINGLWRQAEWNWFTNGEDVLYWHWSPNNGWAMNHQIKGHNECHITYILAAASPTYPIAESVYHKGWANSIVFRNGKQFYDITLPLGTDFGGPLFFTHYSYMGLDPRGLKDRYADYEEQMKAHTLINRAYCIDNPKGYKGYGAQCWGLTASDGDKGYSAHCPGNDRGVITPTAALSSIPYAPEYSLQAMRYFYEELGGKLWGEYGFKDAFNLTENWFAPSYLAIDQGPIVVMIENYRTGLIWKLFMSHPDVQSGLKKLGFTSSYLK, from the coding sequence ATGAGAATATTGATATATTTGATACTTTTGCTCTATCCATTCAGCCTGCTTCCGGCAGCTTCGGGGGGCAAGAAAGAGAAGTCATTGTCCGATGAAGAATTGATGACTCTGGTGCAGAAGCAAACTTTCCGTTACTTTTGGGATTATGGTCATCCGGTTTCAGGGCTGGCACGCGAACGTAGCAATGGCAGTGATGATATTGTGACTATCGGTGGTTCGGGTTTCGGCGTGATGGCTATCATCGTCGGTGCGGAACGTGGTTTCGTCACCCGCGAGCAGGCGGCGGAACGTATGTTGAAGATTGTCCGCTTTCTGAGTGACAAGAGTACGGACAGTTATCACGGCATCTGGGCACATTGGATAGACGGGCAGACAGGAAAGACCATCCCTTTCAGCCGGAAAGATGACGGAGCTGACCTGGTGGAGTCTGCCTTTATGTTCGAAGGTTTGCTGGCTGCACACCAGTACTTTGACAAAGACACCCCGGTGGAAAGGAACATCCGCAGTCTTATCAACGGACTGTGGCGCCAGGCAGAATGGAACTGGTTCACCAATGGCGAAGACGTGCTTTACTGGCACTGGTCGCCTAATAACGGTTGGGCTATGAACCATCAGATTAAGGGGCATAATGAGTGTCACATCACTTATATCCTTGCTGCTGCTTCGCCCACCTATCCCATTGCGGAATCGGTGTATCATAAAGGATGGGCCAACTCTATCGTTTTCAGGAATGGTAAGCAGTTTTATGATATAACATTGCCTCTGGGAACTGATTTTGGCGGTCCGTTGTTCTTTACCCATTATTCCTATATGGGGCTCGACCCACGCGGATTGAAAGACCGTTATGCAGATTACGAGGAGCAGATGAAGGCTCATACTTTGATAAACCGTGCCTATTGCATCGACAATCCGAAGGGCTACAAAGGATATGGTGCACAATGCTGGGGACTGACAGCCAGTGACGGAGATAAAGGCTATTCAGCTCATTGCCCCGGCAACGACCGTGGAGTGATTACTCCCACAGCCGCCTTGTCTTCCATCCCTTATGCGCCGGAATATTCGCTTCAGGCCATGCGCTACTTCTATGAAGAGTTGGGCGGTAAGCTTTGGGGGGAATACGGTTTCAAGGATGCCTTCAACCTGACGGAGAACTGGTTTGCACCTTCGTATCTGGCCATCGACCAGGGACCTATTGTCGTGATGATTGAAAATTACCGCACGGGTCTGATTTGGAAGCTCTTTATGAGTCATCCAGACGTACAGAGTGGATTGAAGAAATTAGGGTTTACGTCCTCTTACTTAAAATAA